The following proteins are co-located in the Blattabacterium sp. (Blatta orientalis) str. Tarazona genome:
- a CDS encoding rod shape-determining protein, whose translation MGLVDFMKNLFTQEIAIDLGTANTLIMHNNKVIVDLPSIIAIDVRTKKVLAVGEEAKQMQGKTHDNIKIYKPLKDGVIADYQVAELMIREFIQKVPGINKKLFTPSLTMVICIPSGITEVEKRAVKDSAQHLNAKEVYLIEEPMAAAIGSGISVTKAEGNMIIDIGGGTTECGVIALGGIVCQKSIKIAGDVFTNDIAYFLRTKYNLYIGERTAEKIKIDIGSALEAIENPPEDIHIQGRDLPTGKPKEMNISYKETIPALDKSILRIEDAVMETLSRTPPELAADIYKTGIYMAGGGSLLRGLDKRISKKTGLSVSLVEDPLRAVVKGTGVALKNIDKFTFLMK comes from the coding sequence TTATGAAGAATCTATTTACTCAAGAAATAGCCATAGATTTAGGTACTGCGAATACTCTTATCATGCATAACAATAAGGTGATTGTAGATTTACCTTCTATAATTGCCATAGATGTAAGAACTAAAAAAGTGTTAGCCGTCGGAGAAGAAGCCAAACAAATGCAAGGAAAAACGCATGATAATATTAAGATTTATAAGCCATTAAAAGATGGGGTTATTGCAGATTACCAAGTTGCAGAGTTAATGATAAGAGAGTTCATCCAAAAAGTTCCAGGTATAAATAAAAAATTGTTTACCCCATCCCTAACTATGGTTATTTGCATTCCATCCGGAATTACGGAAGTAGAAAAAAGAGCCGTAAAAGATTCAGCACAACATCTTAATGCAAAAGAAGTATATTTAATTGAAGAACCTATGGCAGCAGCTATTGGTTCTGGAATTTCGGTAACTAAAGCTGAAGGAAATATGATTATTGATATTGGTGGAGGAACTACAGAATGTGGAGTGATAGCTTTAGGTGGAATTGTTTGTCAAAAATCTATTAAAATAGCTGGAGATGTTTTTACTAATGATATAGCTTATTTTCTTCGTACTAAATATAATTTATACATAGGAGAAAGAACTGCAGAAAAAATAAAAATAGATATAGGTTCAGCTCTAGAAGCTATTGAAAACCCTCCGGAAGATATTCATATACAAGGAAGAGATCTTCCTACAGGAAAACCTAAAGAAATGAATATTTCTTATAAAGAAACTATTCCTGCATTGGATAAATCTATTTTACGCATTGAAGATGCAGTTATGGAAACACTTTCTAGAACCCCTCCAGAACTTGCTGCAGATATTTACAAAACAGGTATATATATGGCAGGTGGCGGTTCTCTTTTAAGAGGTTTAGATAAAAGAATTTCTAAAAAAACGGGTCTTTCTGTTTCTTTAGTAGAGGATCCCTTGAGAGCTGTAGTGAAAGGGACAGGCGTTGCTTTAAAAAATATTGATAAATTTACATTTTTAATGAAATAG